One window of the Rosa rugosa chromosome 3, drRosRugo1.1, whole genome shotgun sequence genome contains the following:
- the LOC133739468 gene encoding uncharacterized protein LOC133739468, with product MFFFFAGGLEQQVRQVLQSGAGRCMVCRSPADLVEYEKVLKLFFVPVWRWPGREPLMHCNNCKLLFPQSYSLPPPRDDSTAEELLRCRFCDRRVESEFSFCPYCGSAL from the coding sequence atgttcttcttctttgctgGAGGGTTAGAGCAGCAAGTCCGGCAGGTGCTGCAATCCGGTGCGGGCAGGTGCATGGTGTGCAGGTCGCCGGCGGATTTGGTGGAATACGAGAAGGTGCTGAAGCTCTTCTTCGTCCCCGTGTGGCGGTGGCCCGGGAGAGAGCCTCTGATGCACTGCAACAACTGCAAGCTCTTGTTTCCTCAGAGCTATTCTCTCCCGCCTCCCAGGGATGATTCCACGGCGGAGGAGCTGCTGCGGTGTCGTTTTTGTGATCGGAGGGTGGAGTCTGAGTTCAGCTTCTGCCCATATTGTGGCTCCGCTCTGTGA